One window of the Mytilus galloprovincialis chromosome 14, xbMytGall1.hap1.1, whole genome shotgun sequence genome contains the following:
- the LOC143059318 gene encoding uncharacterized protein LOC143059318: MAQNLMLCQFCETSNEPKYKCVNCDLILCEGCKIKIHTKIKKTEVHQVLDLKEFSNLGASETIRHLDLKDIHCSIHNAEQCIIYCEDCKVLLCAVCLLESHQTHTLAKIAEVYHKKVKELQELENKIHQELPFHADLEKELKQTKSVENDQYNEIKQRILKKESELKENITKQRENLITELDKLWKPREDKISKQLTDTAEKCDTLARKKAQIEETFQSHNATAIFTASGKLDNDLPTRPVNTISEQKLLFSETRNLENTKEVFGSVLIGPECKITGSFTLDTEDDVYRIQTLENKTNILCLYKKSTIKSFELKDSKCITTSIANNAEVDIIDWTKTQDNKSFFAVVESSEIKCLSTFTSDSKIETFMSISPLFAIGIHATSKNILIGFKEDGPAFPLQQESRRGILVYDYNCRHMRTYEYDTNNQRLFTLPDYITTNINKDICVIDHTNITWEGRVVVLGKYGNLKWTYKGHPSINSKKLFIPMDLVTTSKGSILVADRDSNAVHMLSKEGCLLTSLNENHGIKRPLCLIIDQDGQLQIGCSGTKIGLSKILTVGMSC, translated from the coding sequence ATGGCTCAGAACTTAATGCTTTGTCAATTCTGTGAAACTTCAAATGAACCAAAATATAAATGtgtaaattgtgatttaattttgTGTGAAGgatgtaaaattaaaattcatacaaaaataaagaaaactgaaGTTCACCAGGTACTTGATCTAAAAGAATTCAGTAACTTGGGAGCAAGTGAAACTATTCGTCATTTAGACCTCAAAGATATTCATTGTTCTATTCACAATGCTGAACAATGCATTATTTACTGTGAGGATTGTAAAGTGCTGCTTTGTGCAGTCTGTCTACTAGAATCCCACCAAACTCATACTCTAGCAAAAATCGCTGAAGTGTATCATAAAAAGGTAAAAGAACTTCAAGAGTTGGAAAACAAGATTCACCAGGAATTGCCTTTCCATGCTGACCTTGAAAAGGAACTGAAACAAACTAAATCCGTCGAAAATGAccaatacaatgaaataaaacaaaggaTCTTGAAAAAGGAAAGTGAACTAAAAGAAAATATCACTAAGCAAAGAGAAAATCTCATCACAGAGTTAGACAAGCTGTGGAAACCAAGGGAAGACAAAATTTCAAAACAGTTAACAGATACTGCAGAAAAATGTGACACCCTTGCAAGAAAGAAAGCTCAAATTGAAGAGACATTCCAATCCCACAATGCAACAGCTATTTTTACAGCTTCTGGTAAACTGGACAATGATTTACCTACAAGACCAGTGAATACAATATCTgaacaaaaattattattttccgAAACAAGAAATCTTGAAAATACAAAAGAAGTCTTTGGTTCTGTATTAATTGGCCCTGAGTGCAAAATCACTGGATCATTTACATTAGATACAGAGGATGACGTCTACAGGATTCAAACTttggaaaataaaactaatatctTGTGTCTTTATAAAAAATCTACAATTAAATCTTTTGAACTTAAAGATTCAAAATGTATCACTACAAGTATAGCAAATAATGCTGAAGTAGATATAATTGACTGGACAAAAACCCAGGATAATAAATCATTTTTCGCTGTTGTTGAATCATCAGAAATAAAATGCCTATCAACTTTTACATCAGACAGTAAGATAGAAACATTTATGTCTATCTCACCACTTTTTGCCATAGGAATTCATGCAACTAGCAAAAATATTCTTATAGGATTTAAGGAGGATGGACCAGCTTTTCCTTTACAACAAGAAAGTAGAAGAGGAATACTTGTATATGACTATAACTGTAGACATATGAGAACATATGAGTATGACACAAACAATCAGAGATTATTTACATTACCAGATTACATCACAACTAATATAAACAAAGACATCTGTGTGATAGATCATACTAATATTACATGGGAAGGTAGGGTGGTTGTTCTTGGAAAATATGGGAACTTAAAATGGACATACAAAGGTCATCCCAGCATAAACTCTAAAAAACTTTTTATTCCTATGGACCTTGTTACCACTTCAAAAGGTTCAATTTTAGTAGCAGACAGGGACAGCAATGCTGTTCACATGTTATCAAAGGAAGGTTGTCTTCTCACTAGTCTGAATGAAAATCATGGTATTAAGAGACCATTATGTCTAATTATAGATCAAGATGGTCAGTTACAAATAGGATGTTCTGGAACAAAAATTGGGCTCAGTAAAATTCTCACTGTAGGTATGTCGTGCTAA
- the LOC143058021 gene encoding uncharacterized protein LOC143058021, producing the protein MVCQFCEISNEPKYKCVNCDLILCEGCKIKIHTKIKKTEVHQVLDLKEFSNLGASETIRHLDLKDIQCSIHNAEQCIIYCEDCKILLCAVCLLESHQTHTLAKIAEVYHKKVKELQELDSEIHQELPFYTDLEKELKKMKSVENDQYNEIKQRILKKESELKEIITKQRENLITELDKLWKPREEEISTQLKETVEKCDVLTRNKTHIEETFQSHNATAIFTASGKLDNDLPTRPVNTISEQKLLFSETRNLENTKEVFGSVLIGPECKITGSFTLDIEKSIYRIQTLENNTNILCLYNKSTIKSFEFKDSKCITTSIANDTEVDIIDWTKTQDNKSFFTVIGSSEIKCLSTFTSDSKIGTFMSISPLYARGIHATNMTNKNILVGFKDQGNNFPLQAESRRGILVYDYNCRHMRTYEYDTNNQRLFTLPGVITTNINEDICVIDITNKWEGRVVVLGKYGNLKWTYNGHPTINSKNNFNPWDIVTTSKGLILVSDYANNAVHMLSMEGCLVTCLNESHGIERPSCLNINQSSQLQIGCYEMKSRQSKLLTADISC; encoded by the coding sequence ATGGTTTGTCAGTTCTGTGAAATTTCAAATGAACCAAAATATAAATGTGTAAACTGTGATTTAATTCTGTGTGAGGgatgtaaaattaaaattcacacaaaaataaagaaaactgaaGTTCACCAGGTGCTTGATCTAAAAGAATTCAGTAACTTGGGAGCAAGTGAAACTATTCGTCATTTAGACCTGAAAGATATTCAATGTTCGATTCACAATGCTGAACAATGCATTATTTACTGTGAGGATTGTAAGATTTTGCTTTGTGCGGTTTGTCTTCTAGAATCCCACCAAACTCATACTCTAGCAAAAATAGCTGAAGTGTATCATAAGAAAGTTAAAGAACTGCAGGAGTTGGATAGTGAAATTCACCAGGAATTGCCTTTTTATACTGACCTTGAAAAAGAACTAAAAAAGATGAAATCCGTTGAAAATGAccaatacaatgaaataaaacaaaggaTCTTGAAAAAGGAAAGTGAACTTAAAGAAATCATCACTAAGCAAAGAGAAAATCTCATCACAGAGTTAGACAAGCTGTGGAAGCCAAGGGAAGAAGAAATATCAACACAGTTGAAGGAAACTGTAGAAAAATGTGATGTCCTTACAAGAAACAAAACTCATATTGAAGAGACATTTCAATCCCACAATGCAACAGCTATTTTTACAGCTTCTGGTAAACTGGACAATGATTTACCTACAAGACCAGTGAATACAATATCTgaacaaaaattattattttccgAAACAAGAAATCTTGAAAATACAAAAGAAGTCTTTGGTTCTGTATTAATTGGCCCTGAGTGCAAAATCACTGGATCATTTACATTAGATATAGAGAAAAGCATCTACAGGATTCAAACTTTGGAAAATAATACTAATATCTTGTGTCTTTATAACAAATCTACAATTAAATCCTTTGAATTTAAAGATTCAAAATGTATTACTACAAGTATAGCAAATGATACTGAAGTAGATATTATTGACTGGACAAAAACCCAGGATAATAAATCATTTTTCACTGTCATTGGATCATCAGAAATAAAATGCCTATCAACTTTTACATCAGACAGTAAGATAGGAACATTTATGTCTATCTCACCACTTTATGCCAGAGGAATTCAtgcaactaacatgactaacaaAAACATTCTGGTAGGATTTAAGGATCAGGGAAATAATTTCCCACTACAAGCGGAAAGTAGAAGAGGAATATTAGTTTATGACTATAACTGTAGACACATGAGAACATATGAGTATGACACAAACAATCAGAGATTATTTACATTACCAGGTGTAAtcacaacaaatataaatgaggACATATGTGTTATTGACATCACAAATAAATGGGAAGGTAGGGTGGTTGTACTTGGAAAATATGGAAACTTAAAATGGACATACAATGGTCATCCCACAATAAActctaaaaataattttaatcctTGGGACATTGTTACAACTTCCAAAGGTTTAATATTAGTGTCAGATTATGCCAACAATGCTGTTCACATGTTATCTATGGAAGGTTGTCTAGTCACTTGTCTGAATGAAAGTCATGGTATTGAAAGACcttcatgtttaaatataaatcaatcaAGTCAACTACAAATAGGATGTTATGAAATGAAAAGTAGGCAAAGTAAACTTCTCACTGCTGATATTTCATGCTAA